CAGCAGTGAAGTCGCCTCAAGAAGCTGCATTAAATCAAACACGTGATGTATCGCAGTCCAACTCCACAGCAGGTTTACGAAGACGGGAATTAGAgtaatttctaggaaaaactAGTGGAAAGTAGTTGAATACTACCTCAGATGGTGAACCGTTCAACGGTGAGTCCTGAACTTCATTAATACTTTGCAACGCAGACATTGCCAACCAGTTGCACCTCCTTTGAGATTATTAGGTCTTCAATTCATCTGGAATAAAGGTCAAATTGATTCCAACCGGCAGCATCATACCTGTGCGAATGATTGACACAAGAAGCAATTAGATAGAATAAAAACTCCGCAACAACTGCAACCATCAGCGACGCAAAAACCGAAGGAAAGCATTacattaaaaatcaataaccaACATGTGTGAGGCCCGTCTCTGCATAATTTCGTCGTTTGAACGCAAAATTACAGAATTAGGTCTGGAGACAGTGAATTCGTAGGGATGTACACGTAGTGCACAGTGTGGATTGCATCTACATTCTGTTTGAGCTACTGTAGGACTTAGACTGTGTTAGTTCTTTTACTCATGACAAATTCAAATGCCATTTCTTCGATTGAAACACTGTTAGAGGGGCGACGTTAGCATTTCAACAAGATCGGGGtcatgaacaagaaaaaagtgaacatcAGGACTTGAGACATCATTGGTCACGTGCTCATCTCGTCACGGAAGACATTTCTTGTGGCTAGAGCGTTAATTCGTGACTTAAACACTACAGAGGTTAAATTTggttcagtttcttttttatgcaGCTTTATCCGGCCAAAACCGGCAAATCTGATGTTTttcagaagtgcgaaagttcgaccgTGTTTGAATCTtagcatagagattgcaacttgtcgatagtcaaatttaaggaagacgaaggcgacaacgccgaaaagttagccgtaataaagtttgttaataATCTCGGCTGTTGCTTagatttgactatcgacaagccGATGTTTTTCGTTATTATGGCTTTTGAATCATCCACCAGATATGTTTAGGAAAGAGAAACTATAGAGCAATAAGCAAATGCAATACGTTTCAACGTTAGTAGAAAAATGACACACAATGcgaaggaaaattgaaaatgacgGATAGACTAAAGACGAAATCCAGTGTTTTGCTTGTCGAACACGGCAAAGAGATACCTACCTCACTGCTGCACTTCTGCTCTATCATTGTTTACTTATGGCGCAGTGCACCGCTCTCGATCAATCGTCCCAACAACTTCGCCTCATAAATCcatgaactttttttaaaatgtgcaGCAGCGTCATTTCAGGAGGAGGGTGCATACGTGATATAAATAGAACAATGATAAACATGGTTAGAACTAGGATGTTTATTGAAGCACTTTAAAAAGGAcaacaaattcaaataaaggaaaatgtcTTTGTAACCAAGGACCGAGAAACAATGACATACACAATCAGATAACGCCACTAAGATAAGAAAAGTCATAGATGCTGAGAAAGATCCGATGAGCTGTCTGTCCAACTTTGtaagagaacaaaattttactGTATGCTGTAATTCGACAAGTGTGGAATCAATGGGCGTATCAATGGGATTTCGTACAAGGATGTCATTTGTAAATCACATACAAAGACAAAAAGAATACCATTTACATTAGAGTAGAATTTCTAAACCTTGCGCCAAATCCCCACATGTTGATCGTTTTATAATCATTGAGCTCAATGTCGGATTGATACcagtaaaaatagaaacaatggGATTTCTCAAATCCTTTGTATTGCGTGCAAATATGTTAAGCCAGCCGTATGAGCTCATCGACCATCCTTAATCACATCTGGTTATGAACCAACAAAGTCTACGTGCCAACGAGCCGGTTACCACACAAGAATTGTGAAATCCAGAAAGATTATAAAcaagaaatgcaaaatgatGCATAAAAGTCATACCGATGTAGAAAACAACTCAGACTACTTGGGAAACTACAAAATGAGGTAGCAGAATAAGTCCTTGCACAGAATAGCAGTGGGAATTCTTTGTAAACGGGCAAGAAAATCATGATTGTTTTTCGCATGCAGCATTTGTTTCCTCGTCTTCACTGGAAGATTGGTCCTCTTCCTCATCGTCGTGAACTTcctcttcattattttcctcttctacatcttccatttttatttctatgctcTCTTgaacctcttcttcttcttcttgctcATGTTCTTCTTCCTCATTGTCGCCTTCCTCCTCATCACTGTCATCATGAACTTCCTGCTTGATTTCATCAatatgttcttcttcttcttcttgtttcgtGACTTCTTCTTTTACTTTCTTGCTACAGCAAGCATCTTCATTATCCGAATTTTCAGCTTCTTCAGAGTCTGACTGCTGCTCTTTTTTGGGTTTCGCTGTTCCATTCAGCTTCGCAATAAGATCTGCAAATAGAGAGTTAGTATGTGAGGCTATGATATGGAAGAACTAACACTGAATCAAAGCAACCTTTTGCAATGTTAAAGACTCCTCCTGTATTTTGATTGCATATTTGACATCGTTTCGATTTTCTGAACGCGCTGAGTGCACATGCCTCACAAAAATAGTGCTTACATCTGAAGAATTAACGTAATCCAATTTACAAGCTAAAACCGAAGCCGGTTatatcagaaaataaaaaaaagctttctaGCAACCTTGTGACAACCGGCGAAGTAAACGGCTTTCCGCAAATATAGCACTCTTCAGGGAACTCATCTTCACCATCATCGATCTCATAATTGGTATCGTCAACCTAAAAGGTTTATGGAAGgttcaaaaaaatctggagCAACATAGGATTCACTAAGAGAGATCTTTGGAGAATACTCagagaaaagtaaaaaccACACAGTAAGAAATAATTGCCATTAGATCTGGGACTCATTTCGCACCTGATTCAAACGTCCAGAAGCATAATCACGCTCGATCTCCCAGCCATGTTTATAGTCGGAGCGATCATGCAGGAATTTACATGAATCTGAATATAGACAACGTAAAGGTTTAATGATTTTGCACGTACTTAAGAAATGGAAACTACTCATATAGTGTCCTACCTCCAAATGTGCAAAAACCAGTTTCTTTGTAATCCTTGCAAATATCAGGAGCATAGTCCCACCGAACTGTTTGACGCACAAATTGAGGAGCTCGTATTGGACCTGAATTAATCTTTCAGTGTTGCACAGTGAAAACATAAAAGATAGCGCTTTTCTGCCCAAAAGACGAACAATTGCTTACCTATCCTATTCAGTCCACTACTGGCATTTCCTCTAGCAGTGTCCTTAGCCTCTTTTGCACCATACATTGCTTGCCCTCTGTATAATGTTTTGCCGTCctgtaaaataatttatttaagtGACATGCATAGCTGTTCCCCAGAGATACCtcaaaaacagcaaaacaaaacgaagaaaacaattttcgaAACCGTAAGCGTACCTTGACGAGACCTTCTTTGAGTTGTTGTTGCACTCTTTCAAACTGAGCTTGGGCATCAGCCGTAATATCAGTATCAATCTCATGAGTAGCGGTGGCTCCTAAACAATAAAGGATCAAAAAAAGCGTTACGAGCAAAACAGATGCGCATATTTCCTGGGAACACGCACACAAATATTTGACAAATGTCAATCAAATGGCGAAAATCATACTAAAAATTGCACAACGTATAGGTAGAAAATCGCCGAACCATGagcagaaaagcaaaaaacactTAACAACACTCAACGATGATATTCGCTGAGCATGTAACGTAGGgagtttctcaaaaaaaaaagttagttaCGCAATCTGGctggaaaaaaaccactttctAGTCGTGACAAACAAAGCAAATACGatgcaaataataatataaataaagaataataagCAAGAATCCGTTTCGAAAAACCTAATGTGACACATTTAGTcatcaaaaccaaaaaatgtaaCACATTCAAAAGTGTACATTCTAAAACAATTGTAAATCAATTTCCGTTGTTTTACCTTGATCGCTTGGCCCAAGTGGGGCAGCGCTTCCGCTGGCTGCGAACGAATGCTCCGCTACGATTGCATTTGCACCATCATCAGAGTCACTTGAAGAGCTCGCAGCAGCATCATTTGTCTTTGATGTTTTTAAGGTCTGAAAGTGTTAATCGATCGAAGAAGAAGGATCTTCCAGATTCTGTGGGAGATTGAAAAAGTGCTTACCGATTGTTGAAAAGGATTAGCACGTTTCCGCCGCTTGAAGTCTTTGACCACATCCGTTTCATCCTCACCGGACCCATCTTCATCCTGACGTTGCCGAGCCTAAAAGAGTCAGATGGAACTTGAGTCACAGAGGTTAATGTCAAAGCTATGATCGTGCATTTCCTATCACTAAATTTCAGTACTCAAAATGTGATTAAACTTTGAGGATTTCGAGTCCTTCTGAACCAAATAAGATGCCCAAACTTAAACATATTCACGTTGTGCAAGAAGTGTAATTTCTAATGTCAGAACCCATGaattaattcaaataaaagagaagtagGGTGAAAAATTGATGGAAGAGACAAAATTGATGGGAAAGACAGAACTACCATGACTCACCTGGACCTGTGCACGTTTCTTTGCTGGTTTCCGGAACATCTCAGATTCACTATCGGCAGATCACTATTCAATGAAGTTGAGCACCTTTGAATAAAGGAAAACTCAACAAGAGAATTCGAAACGCCTTTCGAAGGAAATAGTGTGCTCCAAACAGAAAGGATGTTTCAATCCTTTAAGTTAGCTCTGGTTCacgtttgttttttcctcGCATCTGTATGAAAGGGCTCAGAGATCCATGGATTTCGTAAGGTTGCAGTGGTCgggttctgtttttttttctttctggattacGAAATCATTTAGTGACTGGAGCTCGGCAGCGTCGGGTTTATATAGTTGTCATAACAACACTTCTCAGTCACTATTTGATTTCTCTATAGTGCTATATTGGAGGTCTTTTTGTTCCCTGTCTTCATCATTGTATCCTTCTTCTAAGAACTAGAGGATAGTTTTTCAGTATTTGTGATTATTTCTAGTGTAGGGTGAACAACCATATAACTTTGTTCTTATCCTTAGATCATCTTTacaatttaaattattaaactTGTTGTCGAAGATCAAGCTTATTTAATGTGCAAGAAGTGACTTTCTGTGTGAGCTGGGACAGAGGGCATATTTTTCAGTGTTGATGTGATATTTCTTGCCGATCtttattttcgaaataaatagtactgttattaatttattattatactactactattaacgATATTGTTAACATGTTCAGGATACAACAGTTTTTGAAGGTTGAATGAACGACTGCCGTTTTACTCTTAGTCGTTTTATATACGCAACAACCTCTTTTTGTCATCCCGGCAATTCATTCGCTTTAATTATTCTGAATGTTACTATACATAAATAGCTATATATGTATAGTTGGTGCCAAAACTGTTCAACCGGACCAGCGCGACGCCTCTGCCGCGGCGCTCTTCAATTATCTGTTTGACCCTCTTCTCTCTGCTCTTATCCGATCGATAACGTTCCGCACTCACTCGATTGAACACATTCAACTCCGAGTATACATAACTTCTCCTGTTCTGATCAACCCCTTTGCATATTTTCCAGTCTTTATACTTCAGCATTAATATGTCTTATTTCTTGAGCGTATTTTGTGCGATATTCGAATTGCCTATACGCTAGATTTCAGGTAAGGATGCCTGCGAAGGCATCCACGTCCACACTGAAATGGTGTCGTGAAGAAGCCGGACCCATCTTCACAGGTCTTCGACTACTATTGCGAAGTCAACTCGGTTACGAGGGACGCAAGATAGAGGATAATCTCAGTCACTCCTGTTTGAAACTAGTGGTTGGAGGAGGATCGGTAATCGACCCATCCAGGCCGAAACAATCTTCACCTTCTACTTGGACTCCTCCGGAGTCTGTGACTGATGTTTTGCAACGAACAAATGCTGTAGCTACGGGTATTCGAACGTACGCTGAACTCATTGCGAGAGGGATTTTCCCCGGAACTGGCGGTTATACAGTTTCATCGTCTGGTGAGAAAGTATTCGGCCACAGTATTTCTCCAAGTCCTAGTGTGATCGCAGGTCTTAGCAGATTAGCTGATCTCATTTCGAAAGGATCTATTGCACTGCCGAACATTCCGTTGCCGAATTTGCAGAGGCTTGGAGAAGAGGCTCAGGAGAAACCACTTTTTAAAGATTCAGATTTCGTGAaatcgaagttctctcctggAGCAAAACTCAGCGATACGCAAACTGATCTCACCCCTTCTGAGGAGGAGTTTCTATTGAAAGCTGCTCAATCCGTAGACGATATGGATGCAGCTGAAAAACTTCGTCAAAAATCGAGGAACATCTATCGGCCAACGCTCCCAGCCAACTACACTGTGACTGCGGAAGAAACTGCTGACAGTTTGTCTAAAAGCAAAGAGAGCAAAGTACCCTCGACGAGAATTGGACGGTAAATctcggtttctttttctgttttcctttttcgtttcaCAATTAGTAGCAAACAATTGCATTAtttttactagtttttttttgagaatgtcGTTGGAATTGTTTCTTGATGAGCGACACTTTCCATCCATTATTTtacgttttaaaaaatctcagaaGTTGTCGTTCAGGAGATATTTTTacacttgtaaaaaaaaagaatgtgtaATAGTAAACATTCAGTGGAAATCCTCCCACCCTTTAACATCGTAGTCCCTTTgtgtcatcatttttttcttccttagaaAATTAGATGGTTTATTTTAGTTGTCCTAATCAATGTTTTCACATTTATAATTTATGTTCAATGGTTAACAGTCAGTGTCCAGCGTGTAGGCGGATCCCCACAGAAATTGATTTATGCcgtcttttttatcttttatcctatTAAATGTTGAGGATTTTCAGTCTCGCTTCATTTGGCCAGTTAGCTGTCGGTCTTGCTGGTGGAGCTGCAGCGGAAGTAACTCGCCGAACTTTGTCGTTTGGGAGCTCGAAAATTATCGAAGGGATGCCATCgaatccatttctttcttcagcAAATGCCGATCGAATTGTGCAAACGTTATGCAGggtatgttttttgtttattgtcaTTGCTATTTCTTCCACTTCTTACGTTTTCATTAGTCTGTTATTAGTGTTTTTAATTCCACAGCATCCCCTTCTAGGTAAGAGGAGCTGCTCTCAAACTCGGCCAAATGCTTTCAATCCAAGACCCGGATACGGTACCTGCTGCTTTGCTGGAAATCTTTGAAAGAGTTAGGCACAGTGCAGATTTCATGCCCCTTAAGCAGGTAACATTTCTAATTAAGTGGATGCTATGAACTAGAGTTGTTTTTATCCCATAACAAATCAACTCATCAATTTGACTCTGACTCTCATCTTTGACTCTGCAACGAATCAATAGAATCCCTCCTGAAAATCCTTTGATTCGCTTCATTTGTCAGAAAGTCGATCAGAATCTCTGCTTAACTTGGACTTTAATTTCTAAATATGATTGAGCAGCTTACGTGCATATTCACTGACCCTCGGAGACCTTATCCAGAGAATGGCAAAAGGGCTCCAAAGGCTTTTTGAACATCAAATATTgccgtttttctcttttttatcttgttcttgaaactcttgaatCATAAGCATCTCTTGGATCTCTGACTTTTCACTAAACACTTTTGTTGCCTTGTAATCCTGCTGAGCATACTCTGTTAGTTTCACCAAGGACTCGTGTTTTCATATTCTGTGGTCTTCCATGTAGCTGCTCTTGAAAGTATGCGTTGAATGTTGAAGGAGAGGGATGACATTAATATCACGCTCAGAAGTCGTTATTCTCGCCTGAAGCACAAAATTTGTGCGAGAATGTCAGCGCTTCTCGTGCAGTGCAGGGAATCTCCATGAAACATTTAAAAGCGCTCTTTTTGtttcaatatttcaatattcatTCCAATATTCACGTTAAGAATTTCGGGGTGTGTGAAAAGGGTACAAATTCTGGATATCACGATTCCAGCTGTTACAGTCATGGCTTTTCTGGACATTCTACTCTATTGTGATAACAATTTTGtagtcgaagaaaaaactacatcATCTTTTGTGcgtatttttcaaactaaaaGGTTATATAAATTAGTAGTGTGCTAGTAGACATCCGTCAAACTAGAAACTACGGGTTTTGATGTTCTTCTTCCGAAATGTGTagaagttcttctttttcactttttctgcttATACGTTAAAATTAACGTTCATAATTTGCATCCGGTAATATCTTCCTTTGTTACTAGTTGTAAACTGTATTCAAAAAGCTGATCGCTGCAGAGTATGCTATAATTCTTTAGCATTATCTGTTTTTTTGGTAGGAActaaaacatctttttttcctcgttaaGAATTTCGGGGTGTGTGAAAAGGGTACAAATTATAAATTACAAAAGATGTAACAAACGAAAGAATTAGTGAAGTTTGAGATTTCGCATTTAGGTGGAGAAACAGATGATTGCATCATTTGGAAAAGACTGGAGGTCTCAGTTTCGTACTTTCGAAGATCGCCCATTCGCTGCTGCTTCAATCGGTCAAGttcgttccttttttcctgtGACAATAATTTCTTCCAATGGCTTTCAATTGTTCTCTCAGTAAAATCCTCTGCCACTCTTTTATAAAGATGGAAGcggaaaaatttgtaaaattttctctgATGCTTTTGGAGTTGTACTTTCAGGCTCATCCTTGTAATATCTTGTCTAATACAGCCTCTTTTATAGGTGCATAAGGCTGTTCTTCTAGACGGTAGAAAAGTTGCTGTAAAAATCCAATACCCAGGGGTTGCAGAAGGTCAGCATAATAGAGGATCGGTTGCGTTAGTTTATTTTCAGCAAGTTTCCGTTTAGGTATCGACTCGGACATTGACAATCTGGTGTCCGTGCTCTCCATTGGAAACCTCTTTCCTAAGGGAttgtttttggagaaatttgttGAGGTAAGGGTTGAACCACGTCCTTTAAAGAGgtgttcttattttcttcgttttgggTAGCTCGCAAGGAATTGGCAGAAGAATGTGATTACATAAGAGAAGCTCGTGCCATGAAGAAGTTCCGTGAACTGCTTGCTGAGTCTAAGGATTTCTTCGTTCCTGAGGTGTAgtctatggtttttt
This window of the Necator americanus strain Aroian chromosome III, whole genome shotgun sequence genome carries:
- a CDS encoding hypothetical protein (NECATOR_CHRIII.G9923.T1), which codes for MFRKPAKKRAQVQARQRQDEDGSGEDETDVVKDFKRRKRANPFQQSTLKTSKTNDAAASSSSDSDDGANAIVAEHSFAASGSAAPLGPSDQGATATHEIDTDITADAQAQFERVQQQLKEGLVKDGKTLYRGQAMYGAKEAKDTARGNASSGLNRIGPIRAPQFVRQTVRWDYAPDICKDYKETGFCTFGDSCKFLHDRSDYKHGWEIERDYASGRLNQVDDTNYEIDDGEDEFPEECYICGKPFTSPVVTRCKHYFCEACALSAFRKSKRCQICNQNTGGVFNIAKDLIAKLNGTAKPKKEQQSDSEEAENSDNEDACCSKKVKEEVTKQEEEEEHIDEIKQEVHDDSDEEEGDNEEEEHEQEEEEEVQESIEIKMEDVEEENNEEEVHDDEEEDQSSSEDEETNAACEKQS
- a CDS encoding hypothetical protein (NECATOR_CHRIII.G9924.T1); protein product: MPAKASTSTLKWCREEAGPIFTGLRLLLRSQLGYEGRKIEDNLSHSCLKLVVGGGSVIDPSRPKQSSPSTWTPPESVTDVLQRTNAVATGIRTYAELIARGIFPGTGGYTVSSSGEKVFGHSISPSPSVIAGLSRLADLISKGSIALPNIPLPNLQRLGEEAQEKPLFKDSDFVKSKFSPGAKLSDTQTDLTPSEEEFLLKAAQSVDDMDAAEKLRQKSRNIYRPTLPANYTVTAEETADSLSKSKESKVPSTRIGRLASFGQLAVGLAGGAAAEVTRRTLSFGSSKIIEGMPSNPFLSSANADRIVQTLCRVRGAALKLGQMLSIQDPDTVPAALLEIFERVRHSADFMPLKQVEKQMIASFGKDWRSQFRTFEDRPFAAASIGQVHKAVLLDGRKVAVKIQYPGVAEGIDSDIDNLVSVLSIGNLFPKGLFLEKFVEELAEECDYIREARAMKKFRELLAESKDFFVPEVVDSLTTNRVLTAEYVVGKPVDKCVNEPQVVRDYIAGKFIELCLHEIFVWRFMQTDPNWSNFFLGVHPVTGEPRMVLLDFGASRPYRKKFVDLYMRIIKAASDGDTKRIIEHSREIGFLTGYETEVMEDAHAESVLIMGETLASNRPFDFSRQSVTKRIHKLIPVMLEHRLTSPPEEIYSLHRKLSGSYLLATKLKAVVSCGGLFNEIYDNYKFGEDGKDIDIDSPAESLEQGKL